A single window of Granulicella mallensis MP5ACTX8 DNA harbors:
- a CDS encoding phosphocholine-specific phospholipase C: MPTDRRTFLQLLSTGALSAAFPASIARALEIPANHKTGSINDIEHIVILMQENRSFDHYFGTLRGVRGYGDPRAVTLSSGKPVWNQPNGSSEVLPFHPGAPNLGLQFIQDLAHDWTTTHAAWNEGNNDQWVPQKGTTTMAHLNRSDIPFHYALADAFTICDAYHCSLLGPTDPNRYYMWTGWVGNDGSGGGPVVDNAEAGYGWSTFPERLQQAGVSWKIYQDIGLGLTAAESWGFTSDAYIGNYGDNSLLYFHQYQNAVEGSALANGAKTGTDISASGKLFDNLRSDVASGKLPQVSWIVAPEAYTEHPNWPANYGAWYVSQILDALTSNPEVWSKTAFLLTYDENDGFFDHVVPPTVPQTRAQGLSTVSIANEIFEGSSEYPAGPYGMGMRVPMMVISPWSKGGWVNSEVFDHTSIIRFIEQRFGKQYPGLQESNITPWRRAVAGDLTSAFNFESPNSANVPLPSTVAYMPPDDQRHPDYVPAPPAVQAVPVQESGTRPARAVPYEPNSYAVVDSNGSVEIFFQSASQAAVVFQVRSGNTQTAPRTYTVGGGKTVSDTWTTSATAGAYDLSVYGPNGFLRSYKGSASGGGKANFEVKSTFDPALNLVLLTFRNLGETCKLNVEDTYSGKSYSAHFVHGQTVTQPWLPTETFGWYDFIVTVDTDSSFEQRLSGHIETGRDSMTDPAIAATPKQ, encoded by the coding sequence TCAATGACATCGAGCACATCGTCATCCTGATGCAGGAGAACCGCTCCTTCGATCACTACTTCGGTACGCTGCGCGGTGTACGCGGATATGGCGACCCACGGGCCGTTACACTCTCTTCCGGCAAGCCGGTCTGGAATCAGCCCAATGGCTCGAGCGAAGTGCTGCCGTTCCATCCTGGCGCTCCCAACCTCGGGCTGCAGTTCATTCAGGATCTGGCGCACGACTGGACGACGACGCACGCGGCCTGGAACGAGGGCAACAACGATCAGTGGGTGCCGCAGAAGGGCACCACGACCATGGCACATCTGAACCGCAGCGATATTCCGTTCCACTACGCGCTGGCCGACGCCTTTACGATCTGCGACGCCTACCACTGCTCGCTGCTTGGCCCCACCGATCCCAATCGCTACTACATGTGGACGGGATGGGTGGGCAATGACGGTTCGGGCGGCGGTCCGGTCGTCGACAACGCTGAAGCCGGATACGGCTGGTCGACCTTCCCGGAGCGCCTGCAGCAGGCCGGTGTGTCGTGGAAGATCTATCAGGACATCGGCTTGGGCCTGACGGCGGCTGAGTCCTGGGGCTTTACCAGCGATGCTTACATCGGCAACTACGGCGACAACTCGCTGCTCTACTTCCACCAGTACCAGAACGCAGTAGAGGGCAGTGCGTTGGCGAACGGAGCGAAGACGGGAACGGATATCTCGGCTTCGGGCAAGCTGTTCGACAACCTGCGGAGCGATGTGGCCAGCGGCAAGCTGCCGCAGGTCTCGTGGATCGTTGCGCCGGAAGCCTACACGGAGCATCCGAACTGGCCGGCGAACTATGGAGCCTGGTACGTCTCGCAGATCCTGGACGCGCTGACATCAAACCCCGAGGTTTGGAGCAAGACCGCATTCCTCCTGACGTACGACGAAAACGACGGGTTCTTCGATCACGTGGTGCCGCCGACGGTTCCGCAGACGCGGGCACAGGGACTCTCTACGGTCAGTATTGCCAACGAGATCTTCGAAGGCAGCTCCGAATATCCTGCCGGTCCTTACGGCATGGGCATGCGCGTTCCGATGATGGTCATCTCGCCCTGGAGCAAGGGCGGTTGGGTCAACTCGGAAGTGTTCGATCACACCTCGATCATCCGGTTCATCGAGCAGCGTTTTGGCAAGCAGTATCCCGGCTTGCAGGAGTCGAACATTACTCCGTGGCGGAGGGCGGTTGCGGGAGACCTTACCTCGGCGTTCAACTTCGAGTCGCCGAACTCTGCCAACGTGCCGTTGCCGAGCACCGTGGCCTACATGCCACCGGACGATCAGCGTCATCCGGATTACGTGCCCGCACCTCCCGCGGTGCAGGCCGTGCCGGTGCAGGAGTCGGGAACGCGTCCGGCCCGTGCGGTTCCGTATGAGCCGAACAGCTATGCGGTGGTGGATTCCAATGGCTCGGTCGAGATCTTCTTCCAAAGCGCCAGCCAGGCCGCCGTTGTCTTCCAGGTGCGCTCCGGAAACACGCAGACGGCTCCTCGCACCTACACGGTAGGCGGAGGAAAAACTGTCTCCGATACCTGGACGACCTCGGCAACTGCAGGCGCCTACGACCTTTCGGTCTATGGTCCGAACGGTTTCCTGCGCAGCTACAAAGGCAGTGCTTCCGGCGGCGGCAAGGCGAACTTCGAGGTCAAGAGCACCTTCGATCCAGCTCTCAACCTTGTCCTTCTGACTTTCCGCAATCTGGGAGAGACCTGCAAGCTGAACGTCGAAGACACTTACAGCGGAAAGAGCTATTCGGCGCACTTCGTGCATGGACAGACCGTGACCCAACCCTGGCTGCCGACTGAAACCTTTGGCTGGTACGACTTCATCGTTACGGTCGATACCGACTCGAGCTTCGAGCAGCGCCTCTCGGGTCATATCGAAACCGGCCGGGACAGCATGACCGATCCGGCCATTGCGGCGACTCCGAAGCAGTAG
- a CDS encoding sugar phosphate isomerase/epimerase family protein, whose translation MKNTPSPSSRRAFLRSGAAIAAAGCLPTGAALALASPTEAPGKTSPIRLGLASYTLRTLTRAQVIAAMKDLRLTLLNCKDTKDHLPMASLDEEKAALADYTAAGIKVTAVGAVYFREDNDDAVRKNFEYAKAAGVKVIVAGDPTAATLPRIEKFVKEYDIRFAIHNHGPEDKLWPSPLTVLDAVKNMDPRMGCCIDVGHTMRAGTDVVSAIHKVGPRLFDVHMKDLAQSNVKESQVAVGQGIMPVREIFEALIKIKYPGNVDLEYEIFPDNPLPGTTESFAYMRGVLAGMGYKA comes from the coding sequence ATGAAGAACACCCCTTCGCCTTCGAGTCGTCGCGCGTTTCTACGCTCTGGTGCTGCCATCGCCGCCGCAGGCTGCCTGCCGACAGGCGCAGCTCTTGCGCTTGCCTCTCCCACGGAGGCCCCCGGTAAAACCTCGCCCATCCGGCTTGGGCTCGCGAGTTATACGCTCCGCACCCTGACACGCGCGCAGGTGATCGCCGCCATGAAAGACCTGCGGCTGACGCTGTTGAACTGCAAGGACACCAAAGACCATCTGCCGATGGCATCGCTCGATGAAGAAAAAGCAGCGCTTGCGGATTACACTGCGGCAGGGATCAAGGTGACAGCCGTCGGCGCGGTCTACTTCCGGGAAGACAACGATGACGCCGTTCGCAAAAACTTCGAGTACGCAAAAGCAGCAGGCGTAAAAGTGATTGTGGCCGGAGACCCGACCGCGGCAACACTGCCCAGGATTGAAAAATTTGTAAAGGAGTACGACATCCGCTTCGCCATTCACAACCACGGACCGGAAGACAAGCTATGGCCCTCGCCGCTGACCGTGCTGGATGCCGTAAAGAACATGGACCCCCGCATGGGATGCTGCATCGACGTAGGACATACGATGCGCGCGGGAACCGATGTTGTCTCCGCCATCCACAAGGTCGGGCCGCGCCTGTTCGATGTGCACATGAAGGATCTGGCCCAGTCGAACGTCAAGGAAAGCCAGGTCGCCGTGGGCCAGGGCATTATGCCTGTGCGCGAGATCTTTGAGGCACTCATCAAAATCAAGTACCCCGGCAACGTCGATCTCGAATACGAGATCTTCCCGGACAATCCCCTCCCCGGCACAACCGAGAGCTTTGCCTATATGCGCGGCGTTCTGGCCGGAATGGGATACAAGGCCTAG
- a CDS encoding DUF2062 domain-containing protein, with product MMNLERSGFFRRRVVEPVLQLLRMGATPQRLAWSIAMGVVIGINPLLGSTTVLALAVASVFRLNVVASQLGNHLVYPLELLLLPVFLRVGIAVFHSPGLPLEREALFHAVKRHPWDTTRLLWRWEWHALIVWLVFAVVVAPLLQMVLRPVLEHMLAKLHAEPVMEK from the coding sequence ATGATGAATTTAGAGCGATCGGGTTTCTTTCGAAGGCGCGTCGTTGAGCCTGTGCTGCAACTGCTGCGCATGGGGGCGACGCCGCAACGGCTGGCATGGTCGATTGCGATGGGTGTCGTTATTGGCATCAATCCGCTCCTGGGCTCGACGACGGTGCTCGCCCTGGCGGTTGCTTCGGTGTTTCGGTTGAACGTGGTGGCGTCGCAACTCGGCAACCATCTTGTTTATCCATTGGAGTTATTGCTGCTCCCGGTGTTTCTGCGGGTGGGGATCGCGGTCTTTCATTCTCCCGGGCTTCCTCTGGAACGTGAGGCCCTGTTCCATGCGGTCAAGCGGCATCCCTGGGATACGACGCGGCTACTGTGGCGCTGGGAGTGGCATGCGTTGATCGTGTGGCTGGTCTTTGCCGTTGTCGTTGCGCCTCTGCTGCAGATGGTGCTGCGGCCTGTGCTGGAGCACATGCTGGCGAAGCTCCATGCCGAGCCCGTGATGGAGAAGTAG
- a CDS encoding glycoside hydrolase family 88/105 protein — translation MRMVAKRSVLAGVLLLTSAACTQAQTKASAAHAAGEATNPVVERVLREWPEGRITTVGHPGAWGYEQGVLLDGMIAEWRVTGDGRLFDYVKAAVDRSVDKDGVIRFDNGAPYPVDAHSMDDIEMGRSAIVLYRVLQQPKYYLAAKFLHDQMQQQPKNASGGYWHKQIYPDQMWLDGAYMAEPFLANYARTFDRPHEMDGVAEQLLLMDEHMRDRQTGLLRHGWDESKKMDWADKRTGMSPEIWARAMGWYAMALVDVLEQMPADDPQRAAIEDLTRHMLTSIARYQDPATGLWWQVMDKGGTKGNYLEASASCMFVYAFAKGVRMDVLPLNYETNVKRGWAGIQSHFVKPDGTLSGTVKVAGLGGKPYRSGTYDYYIGEPVGDNDAKGVGAYLLALSEVTQHERAGDLLGKARGKTVLVDAWFNSQQRKVADGHMELFHYKFSDDANSGYSFLGRMFAQYGMRTESLDHAPRAADLKGVAVYVMPSPDITLWNPNPNYMEKESADAIEAWVKAGGVLMLMENDGDHSEFTHFNILSDRFGIHYNQVDRNKEVGADYSTTLVQIPAGTGGIFHEGYKALEKEICTITVSGPAKPVLVDSGDVLMAVSHFGKGLVYANTDPWIYNEYTDGRKNPLGEQNFAAGQELVHWIVGQAVIR, via the coding sequence ATGCGGATGGTAGCAAAGCGGAGTGTGTTGGCAGGAGTTCTTCTGCTGACAAGCGCAGCCTGCACACAGGCCCAAACCAAAGCCAGTGCGGCGCATGCGGCCGGCGAAGCAACGAACCCCGTCGTCGAACGCGTACTGCGTGAGTGGCCCGAGGGCCGCATCACGACCGTTGGGCATCCCGGAGCCTGGGGCTACGAGCAGGGTGTGCTGCTCGACGGCATGATCGCCGAGTGGCGCGTGACGGGCGACGGCAGACTGTTCGATTATGTGAAGGCCGCGGTCGACCGCTCAGTGGACAAGGATGGCGTGATTCGCTTTGATAACGGCGCGCCGTATCCTGTCGACGCGCACTCGATGGACGATATCGAGATGGGCCGCAGCGCCATTGTGCTGTACCGCGTATTGCAGCAGCCTAAGTATTATCTTGCAGCAAAGTTTCTGCACGACCAGATGCAGCAGCAGCCCAAGAATGCGAGCGGCGGCTACTGGCACAAGCAGATCTATCCCGATCAGATGTGGCTCGACGGCGCTTACATGGCGGAGCCGTTTCTCGCCAACTATGCCCGTACCTTCGATCGGCCGCATGAGATGGATGGCGTAGCCGAGCAGCTTCTCCTGATGGATGAGCATATGCGCGATCGCCAGACCGGCCTTCTGCGTCATGGCTGGGATGAGTCGAAGAAGATGGACTGGGCGGACAAGCGCACGGGCATGAGTCCCGAGATCTGGGCACGAGCGATGGGCTGGTATGCCATGGCGCTGGTCGACGTGCTGGAACAAATGCCTGCAGACGATCCGCAGAGAGCGGCTATCGAAGACCTGACGCGCCACATGCTCACCTCCATCGCGCGCTACCAGGACCCCGCGACGGGTCTGTGGTGGCAGGTCATGGACAAGGGCGGTACCAAGGGCAACTACCTTGAAGCCTCGGCGAGCTGCATGTTTGTCTATGCCTTTGCCAAGGGCGTGCGCATGGACGTCCTGCCGCTGAACTACGAGACCAATGTAAAGCGTGGCTGGGCGGGGATTCAGTCGCACTTCGTGAAGCCGGATGGAACGCTCTCCGGAACGGTTAAGGTTGCGGGTCTGGGTGGAAAGCCCTATCGCAGCGGCACGTATGACTACTACATCGGCGAGCCGGTGGGAGACAACGATGCCAAGGGTGTGGGTGCTTATCTGCTGGCGTTGAGCGAGGTCACGCAACATGAGCGTGCGGGCGATCTGCTCGGTAAGGCTCGCGGCAAGACCGTTCTGGTGGACGCGTGGTTCAACTCGCAGCAGCGCAAGGTCGCCGACGGACACATGGAGTTGTTCCACTACAAGTTCTCCGACGACGCGAACAGCGGCTACTCGTTCCTGGGCCGCATGTTTGCTCAGTACGGCATGCGCACGGAGTCGTTGGATCACGCTCCGCGTGCGGCGGATCTTAAAGGGGTCGCGGTTTATGTCATGCCCTCGCCGGACATCACGCTGTGGAATCCGAACCCAAACTATATGGAGAAGGAGAGCGCCGACGCGATTGAGGCCTGGGTCAAGGCGGGTGGTGTGCTGATGTTGATGGAGAACGATGGAGACCACTCCGAGTTCACCCACTTCAACATCCTCAGCGACCGCTTCGGCATTCACTACAACCAGGTCGACCGCAACAAAGAGGTGGGGGCCGACTACTCCACGACACTGGTGCAGATTCCGGCGGGGACGGGTGGGATCTTCCATGAGGGGTACAAGGCGCTGGAGAAAGAGATATGCACCATCACCGTCTCAGGACCGGCGAAGCCTGTCCTGGTTGATAGCGGGGATGTCCTGATGGCGGTTTCGCACTTCGGCAAGGGATTGGTCTATGCCAACACCGATCCGTGGATCTATAACGAGTACACCGATGGGCGCAAAAATCCGCTGGGCGAACAGAACTTTGCAGCGGGGCAAGAGCTTGTGCACTGGATTGTGGGGCAGGCGGTTATTCGGTAG
- a CDS encoding lysophospholipid acyltransferase family protein, giving the protein MSLLRKLYRTTKVIAHFSYAAVELAVTQPKTRAARAAWLSHFCGRVLRAMAVSFDVVGPIPMQGAVVSNHLTYVDILLHSAIRPCVFVSKIELRSTPLLGWMSMMSGTVYVARGVGGSAAKAAEGMAKGFRDGLPVVFFPEGTTGVGDEPTLPFRSGLIAQTLEAEVPIVAAFIHYELSLKDVAQGKTLRENVHWGPQSLISHLWSFSGLHALKATIQFAESPIAFSEEAILHRKIAAVEAQAAVVALKAQG; this is encoded by the coding sequence TTGAGTCTGCTTCGCAAGCTCTATCGAACGACAAAGGTCATCGCACACTTCAGCTACGCGGCGGTTGAACTCGCCGTGACACAACCTAAGACACGGGCCGCACGAGCCGCGTGGCTCAGCCACTTCTGCGGGCGCGTGCTGCGCGCGATGGCGGTTAGCTTCGACGTCGTCGGTCCGATCCCCATGCAGGGAGCAGTGGTCTCCAACCACCTCACCTATGTCGACATCCTTCTCCACTCGGCGATACGGCCTTGCGTGTTTGTCTCTAAGATCGAGCTGCGATCCACGCCACTGCTGGGATGGATGAGCATGATGAGTGGAACGGTCTATGTCGCGCGTGGCGTGGGCGGCAGCGCCGCCAAGGCTGCCGAAGGCATGGCCAAAGGCTTCCGCGATGGCCTGCCCGTCGTGTTCTTTCCCGAAGGCACCACTGGAGTCGGCGATGAACCCACGCTTCCCTTTCGCAGTGGCTTGATTGCACAGACGCTGGAGGCCGAAGTTCCCATCGTCGCCGCGTTCATCCACTACGAGCTTTCGCTGAAGGATGTAGCGCAGGGCAAGACCCTGCGCGAGAACGTTCATTGGGGCCCACAGTCGTTGATCTCTCACTTATGGAGCTTCAGCGGCCTGCATGCGTTGAAGGCGACCATTCAGTTTGCAGAATCGCCGATTGCGTTCTCCGAAGAGGCGATCCTGCATAGAAAGATCGCGGCAGTTGAAGCGCAAGCGGCTGTAGTGGCTTTGAAGGCTCAAGGATAA
- the rplA gene encoding 50S ribosomal protein L1 yields the protein MAKKLSKNLTKARALVEPRPYTIGDAIPLLQKAKYAKFDETVDLTMRLGVDTRHADQMVRGTVILPHGLGGKSKVVAVIASGEKVREAEAAGAEFFGGEELVEKIQKENWTDFDALIATPDMMRSVGRLGKVLGPRGLMPNPKTGTVTTDVAAAIREIKAGKVEFRADKTALVHVPVGKLSFDVQKLQENALTVINSVVKAKPSAAKGKYIKRIVLSSTMGPGIELEAAVAEVATKA from the coding sequence ATGGCTAAGAAACTTTCCAAGAATTTGACGAAGGCGCGCGCCCTTGTTGAGCCGCGTCCGTACACCATTGGGGATGCGATTCCCCTGCTGCAGAAGGCAAAGTATGCGAAGTTCGACGAGACCGTCGACCTCACCATGCGCCTTGGTGTCGATACCCGCCACGCCGACCAGATGGTTCGCGGCACGGTGATCCTGCCCCACGGTCTGGGCGGTAAGAGCAAGGTTGTTGCGGTCATCGCTTCGGGCGAGAAGGTTCGCGAAGCTGAGGCTGCCGGCGCTGAGTTCTTCGGCGGCGAAGAGCTGGTCGAGAAGATCCAGAAGGAAAACTGGACGGACTTCGACGCTCTGATTGCTACGCCTGACATGATGCGTTCGGTCGGTCGTCTCGGTAAGGTGCTTGGCCCCCGCGGCCTGATGCCGAACCCCAAGACCGGTACGGTGACCACTGATGTTGCTGCTGCGATCCGCGAGATCAAGGCCGGTAAGGTTGAGTTCCGCGCCGATAAGACCGCGCTGGTGCATGTGCCCGTCGGCAAGCTCTCGTTCGATGTCCAGAAGCTGCAGGAGAATGCGCTGACGGTGATCAACTCGGTCGTCAAGGCGAAGCCTTCGGCTGCCAAAGGCAAGTACATCAAGCGCATCGTGCTCAGCTCCACCATGGGCCCCGGCATCGAGCTTGAAGCTGCTGTTGCCGAGGTTGCTACCAAGGCGTAG
- the rplJ gene encoding 50S ribosomal protein L10, producing MALTKAKKNAKVKQLATELETSTSAIIGTFKGLTASKDFELRKVIRAAGGNYHVVKNKLAAKSAEGTKVEAALQGLKGVSSVAYTSGDPVALAKALSTWVKDNAEFTFKLGIVDGKVIDVAQIDSLAKLPGKEELFSKLLFLIQSPAQRLATVINATGRNLAVVVNMAAEQGKFGAPAAPVAAAAPVAEAPAAEAAAAHVEESAAGEQPSGAEQPENGTASQAGEAASSEAAEG from the coding sequence ATGGCATTGACCAAGGCGAAGAAGAACGCAAAAGTAAAACAGCTGGCCACCGAGCTTGAAACCTCGACGTCAGCCATCATCGGCACCTTCAAGGGGCTCACGGCGTCGAAGGACTTCGAGCTCCGCAAGGTGATCCGCGCGGCGGGTGGTAACTACCACGTTGTCAAGAACAAGCTGGCGGCGAAGTCGGCCGAGGGCACCAAGGTTGAGGCTGCGTTGCAGGGTCTCAAGGGTGTTTCCTCTGTTGCTTACACCTCCGGTGACCCGGTTGCGCTGGCAAAGGCGCTTTCGACCTGGGTGAAGGACAACGCAGAGTTCACCTTCAAGCTCGGCATCGTCGACGGCAAGGTAATCGACGTTGCCCAGATCGACTCGCTGGCAAAGCTTCCCGGCAAGGAAGAGCTCTTCTCGAAGCTCCTCTTCCTCATCCAGTCGCCCGCACAGCGCCTGGCTACGGTCATCAACGCCACCGGTCGCAATCTGGCTGTCGTGGTCAATATGGCCGCGGAGCAGGGCAAGTTTGGCGCACCGGCAGCTCCGGTAGCGGCGGCTGCACCGGTCGCAGAAGCGCCTGCGGCTGAAGCTGCGGCAGCTCATGTCGAGGAGTCGGCGGCAGGTGAGCAGCCCTCGGGTGCGGAACAGCCTGAGAATGGCACGGCTTCACAGGCTGGCGAAGCTGCCAGCTCGGAAGCGGCCGAAGGCTAA
- the rplL gene encoding 50S ribosomal protein L7/L12, translated as MADIQQLEDQIVSLSLLEASELVKKLEERLGVSAAAAVAAAPAGGGAAAAAPAEEKTEFTVILKDAGANKINTIKAVREVTALGLKEAKDLVDGAPKPLKENISKEDAAAIAKKFDGVATVEIK; from the coding sequence ATGGCGGACATTCAGCAGTTGGAAGATCAGATCGTTAGCCTCAGCCTGCTTGAGGCTTCAGAGTTGGTGAAGAAGCTCGAAGAGCGCCTCGGCGTTTCGGCAGCAGCAGCAGTTGCAGCAGCCCCCGCGGGCGGCGGTGCAGCAGCAGCGGCACCGGCAGAAGAGAAGACCGAGTTCACCGTCATCCTCAAGGATGCAGGCGCGAACAAGATCAACACCATCAAGGCTGTACGCGAAGTCACCGCTCTTGGCTTGAAGGAAGCCAAGGACCTGGTCGACGGCGCTCCCAAGCCCTTGAAGGAGAACATCTCGAAGGAAGACGCGGCTGCCATCGCCAAGAAGTTCGACGGCGTCGCGACTGTCGAGATCAAGTAA